One region of Micromonospora lupini genomic DNA includes:
- a CDS encoding VOC family protein, whose product MNWTLEVVIVPVSDVDRAKTFYADQIGFAVDHDTVISEDVRLVQLTPPGSGCSIVIGTGVVPEMPPGSLRGLQLVVPDLKRAHAELVERGVEVSDIQVLGQNPRPTPDPLDNVGFVFFADPDGNTWGVQQISSRA is encoded by the coding sequence ATGAACTGGACGTTGGAAGTGGTGATCGTGCCGGTCTCCGATGTGGACCGGGCGAAGACGTTCTACGCCGACCAGATCGGCTTCGCCGTCGACCATGACACGGTGATCAGCGAGGACGTGCGCCTCGTCCAGCTGACGCCGCCCGGCTCCGGCTGCTCGATCGTGATCGGCACGGGCGTGGTCCCGGAGATGCCGCCGGGTTCGCTCCGGGGCCTGCAACTGGTGGTGCCCGACCTGAAGCGGGCCCACGCGGAGCTCGTCGAGCGTGGCGTGGAGGTCAGCGACATCCAGGTGCTGGGCCAGAACCCGCGGCCGACGCCGGACCCGCTGGACAACGTCGGCTTCGTCTTCTTCGCCGACCCGGACGGCAACACCTGGGGCGTCCAGCAGATCTCCAGCCGCGCCTGA
- a CDS encoding bifunctional acetate--CoA ligase family protein/GNAT family N-acetyltransferase, with translation MTTVDQPVDVLLSDGSTVQLRAISPDDAPAVVAMHSRFSERTRYLRYFSPYPRIPQRDLVRFVTVDHHDREAFVVLAGDLLVAVGRYERLGPQAPEAEVAFVVEDAFQGRGIGSVLMEHLADAARRNGIMSFVAEVLPANGTMLRVFSDFGYQVQRAYADGVVHLSFPIAPTETTLEVQRGREHRTEARSIARLLAPRGIAVYGASGTGQGVGAAVLGHLRDGGFTGAVVPVHPSASTVAGLPAYPRAVDAGVAVDLAVVAVPPEAATAVVADAAAAGVHGLVVISAGFAEAGPEGAATQRALVRAAHAAGMRVIGPNCLGVANTDPAVRLNATLAPALPPAGRVGIFSQSGAFGVALLAEADRRGLGLSSFVSAGNRADVSGNDLLQYWQDDPGTDVIMLYLETFGNPRKFARLARRIGRAKPVVALASPARPSGVGDTAGPDEVAVAALFAQSGVIRVDTVPELLDVGVLLANQPLPTGGRIGVVGNSSALTGLAATACVGQGLTVAEGYPRDVAPSAGAGEFAAALAETAGDDRVDALVVVFAPPLPGQRTEVDADVTAALPAALALGKPTVATFLVGRLPAGVPAYGGVEEAVRALARAHRYAEWLRRPPGVAPDLPGIDRDAAAAALRADSADAEALLAAYGIETVASVPVGSIDAAVDAAARVGFPVALKAAAAGLRHRLDLGAVRLDLPDEASVRRAYVEMAAGFGADVLVQPMVPPGVACVVEVVEDPAFGPVVGFGLGGVATELLGDRAWRAVPLTDTDAAELVDEPRAAPLLRGHRGAAPVDRAALADLLLRVGQLADDQPRVRSLTLNPVLARPDGISVLHAEVRVGGVAARPDTGPRRL, from the coding sequence GTGACGACAGTGGACCAGCCGGTGGACGTGCTGCTCAGCGACGGCAGCACCGTCCAGCTGCGAGCGATCAGCCCGGACGACGCGCCGGCGGTCGTGGCGATGCACAGCCGGTTCTCCGAGCGCACCCGCTACCTGCGTTACTTCTCGCCGTACCCGCGCATCCCGCAGCGGGATCTGGTCCGGTTCGTCACTGTCGACCACCACGACCGGGAGGCGTTCGTGGTGCTGGCCGGGGACCTGCTCGTCGCGGTCGGCCGGTACGAACGGCTCGGGCCGCAGGCGCCGGAGGCGGAGGTCGCCTTCGTGGTCGAGGACGCCTTCCAGGGTCGGGGCATCGGCTCGGTGCTGATGGAACACCTGGCCGACGCCGCGCGGCGCAACGGCATCATGAGTTTCGTCGCCGAGGTGCTGCCGGCCAACGGGACGATGCTGCGGGTCTTCTCCGACTTCGGCTACCAGGTGCAGCGCGCGTACGCCGACGGTGTGGTGCACCTGAGCTTCCCGATCGCCCCGACGGAGACGACCCTGGAGGTGCAGCGCGGCCGGGAGCACCGCACCGAGGCCCGCTCGATCGCCCGGCTGCTCGCCCCGCGCGGCATCGCCGTCTACGGGGCGAGCGGCACCGGCCAGGGCGTCGGCGCGGCGGTCCTCGGGCACCTGCGCGACGGCGGGTTCACGGGAGCCGTGGTGCCCGTGCATCCGAGCGCGTCGACGGTGGCGGGGCTGCCCGCGTACCCCCGCGCCGTCGACGCCGGGGTCGCTGTGGACCTGGCGGTGGTGGCGGTCCCGCCGGAGGCGGCGACCGCGGTGGTCGCCGACGCGGCCGCCGCCGGGGTGCACGGCCTGGTCGTGATCTCGGCCGGCTTCGCCGAGGCCGGCCCGGAGGGCGCGGCCACGCAGCGTGCGCTGGTCCGCGCGGCGCACGCCGCCGGGATGCGCGTGATCGGCCCGAACTGCCTGGGCGTGGCGAACACCGACCCGGCGGTACGCCTCAACGCCACCCTCGCCCCGGCGCTGCCGCCGGCCGGGCGGGTCGGCATCTTCAGCCAGTCCGGCGCGTTCGGGGTGGCGCTGCTCGCCGAGGCGGACCGGCGTGGCCTCGGGCTGTCCAGCTTCGTGTCGGCGGGCAACCGGGCCGACGTCTCCGGCAACGACCTCCTGCAGTACTGGCAGGACGACCCCGGCACCGACGTGATCATGTTGTACCTGGAGACGTTCGGCAATCCGCGCAAGTTCGCCCGCCTGGCCCGGCGGATCGGCCGCGCGAAACCGGTCGTCGCGCTCGCCTCACCGGCCCGCCCGTCCGGTGTGGGCGACACCGCAGGCCCGGACGAGGTGGCGGTGGCAGCGCTCTTCGCCCAGTCCGGGGTGATCCGGGTCGACACCGTGCCGGAGCTGCTCGACGTGGGGGTGTTGCTGGCCAACCAGCCGCTGCCCACCGGCGGCCGGATCGGCGTGGTCGGCAACTCGTCGGCGCTTACCGGCCTGGCCGCCACGGCCTGTGTGGGGCAGGGACTGACCGTCGCCGAGGGCTATCCGCGCGACGTCGCGCCGAGCGCCGGCGCGGGCGAGTTCGCCGCCGCCCTCGCCGAGACGGCCGGCGACGACCGGGTGGACGCCCTCGTCGTGGTCTTCGCCCCGCCGCTGCCCGGCCAACGCACCGAGGTGGACGCCGACGTCACCGCCGCGCTGCCGGCCGCCCTCGCCCTGGGCAAGCCGACCGTGGCGACGTTCCTGGTCGGTCGGTTGCCGGCCGGGGTGCCCGCGTACGGCGGTGTGGAGGAGGCCGTCCGGGCCCTCGCCCGGGCGCACCGGTACGCCGAGTGGCTGCGCCGTCCTCCGGGTGTCGCCCCCGACCTGCCAGGGATCGACCGGGACGCCGCAGCGGCCGCGCTGCGCGCCGACAGCGCCGACGCGGAGGCGCTGCTGGCCGCGTACGGCATCGAGACCGTCGCGTCGGTGCCCGTGGGCTCGATTGACGCGGCGGTCGACGCGGCGGCCCGGGTGGGTTTTCCGGTGGCCCTCAAGGCCGCCGCCGCGGGGCTGCGGCACCGGCTCGACCTGGGCGCGGTCCGCCTCGACCTGCCCGACGAGGCGAGCGTCCGCCGCGCGTACGTCGAGATGGCCGCCGGCTTCGGCGCGGACGTGTTGGTGCAGCCGATGGTCCCACCGGGCGTGGCCTGCGTGGTGGAGGTGGTGGAAGATCCGGCGTTCGGGCCGGTCGTCGGCTTCGGCCTCGGCGGGGTCGCCACCGAGCTGCTTGGCGATCGGGCCTGGCGGGCGGTGCCGCTGACCGACACCGACGCCGCCGAGCTTGTCGACGAGCCCCGGGCGGCACCGCTGTTGCGGGGGCACCGGGGCGCGGCGCCGGTGGACCGGGCGGCCCTGGCCGACCTGCTGCTGCGGGTCGGTCAGCTCGCCGACGACCAGCCCCGGGTGCGCTCGTTGACACTCAACCCGGTCCTCGCCCGCCCGGACGGCATCTCCGTCCTGCACGCCGAGGTGCGGGTCGGCGGCGTGGCCGCCCGCCCGGACACCGGCCCCCGGCGTCTGTGA